A single window of Agromyces aureus DNA harbors:
- a CDS encoding TerC family protein, protein MQLPAWFEIGSLVVLTLILVADLLLVVKRPHVPSFRESTLWVVFYVALALVFALLMYLLGDAEHAGQFIAGWLTEYSLSIDNLFVFVIIMARFAVPKKLQQEVLMVGIILALIFRGVFILLGAQLIENFSWIFYIFGVWLVYTAYQQAFVEHDDDKDNLLVRVLRKRVRISDDYDGIKIRTNIDGHRVFTPILFVFIAIGTTDLLFALDSIPAIFGITQSPFIVFTANVFALMGLRQLYFLLGGLLERLEYLKYGIAFILAFIGVKLVLHAMHVNELPFINNGEHIEWAPEISTWMSLGVIIAAMAVATVASVVKANVDAKRRGHTLMEEVPHFTDDEAR, encoded by the coding sequence CTGCAGCTTCCCGCCTGGTTCGAAATCGGATCCCTCGTGGTCCTCACGCTGATCCTCGTCGCCGACCTCCTGCTCGTCGTCAAGCGTCCCCACGTTCCGTCGTTCCGGGAGTCGACGCTGTGGGTCGTCTTCTACGTCGCCCTCGCGCTCGTCTTCGCGCTGCTCATGTACCTGCTCGGGGACGCCGAGCACGCAGGCCAGTTCATCGCGGGCTGGCTGACGGAGTACAGCCTGTCGATCGACAACCTGTTCGTCTTCGTGATCATCATGGCCAGGTTCGCGGTGCCGAAGAAGCTGCAGCAGGAGGTGCTCATGGTGGGCATCATCCTGGCGCTGATCTTCCGCGGCGTGTTCATCCTCCTGGGCGCGCAGCTCATCGAGAACTTCAGCTGGATCTTCTACATCTTCGGCGTCTGGCTCGTGTACACGGCCTACCAGCAGGCGTTCGTCGAGCACGACGACGACAAGGACAACCTGCTCGTGCGCGTGCTCCGCAAGCGCGTGAGGATCTCCGACGACTACGACGGCATCAAGATCCGCACGAACATCGACGGCCACCGCGTGTTCACGCCGATCCTGTTCGTGTTCATCGCGATCGGCACGACCGACCTGCTCTTCGCGCTCGACTCGATCCCCGCGATCTTCGGCATCACCCAGAGCCCGTTCATCGTGTTCACGGCGAACGTGTTCGCGCTCATGGGCCTGCGCCAGCTGTACTTCCTGCTCGGCGGCCTGCTCGAGCGCCTCGAGTACCTCAAGTACGGCATCGCGTTCATTCTCGCGTTCATCGGCGTGAAGCTCGTGCTGCACGCCATGCACGTCAACGAACTGCCGTTCATCAACAACGGCGAGCACATCGAGTGGGCTCCCGAGATCTCCACATGGATGTCGCTCGGGGTCATCATCGCGGCGATGGCGGTCGCCACGGTCGCGAGCGTCGTGAAGGCGAACGTCGACGCGAAGCGTCGCGGCCACACCCTGATGGAAGAGGTTCCGCACTTCACCGACGACGAAGCCCGCTGA
- a CDS encoding PP2C family protein-serine/threonine phosphatase: MSPDGEDVVELDHGAAVIAHSARTDVGRVRSMNEDSFLAEAPVFLVADGMGGHARGDVASRTVVETFRRHLAPGAPSSPEQVLDAIHSSNDAVRALSDEGDEGTAVAGTTLAGVALVDAGDGAGFHWMAFNVGDSRIYTWNGRTLSQLSVDHSAVQELVDAGLIRPEDAERHPDRNVITRAIGADDVVDPDVWLIPASGRQVFLICSDGLSKEVDDSSIARVLVGHTGHAAGLAGELVDLALDHGGRDNVTAIVVESQLGSADDESTKDRETAVAVDEDTTPRVDGGASGDLHA; encoded by the coding sequence GTGTCCCCTGATGGCGAAGACGTCGTCGAGCTCGACCATGGAGCTGCGGTGATCGCGCACAGCGCACGTACGGATGTCGGGCGCGTGCGCAGCATGAACGAGGACTCGTTCCTCGCCGAGGCCCCCGTCTTCCTCGTGGCCGACGGCATGGGCGGGCACGCGCGCGGAGACGTGGCGAGCCGCACGGTCGTCGAGACGTTCCGACGCCATCTGGCGCCCGGCGCCCCGTCGTCGCCCGAGCAGGTGCTCGACGCCATCCACTCGTCGAACGACGCCGTTCGCGCGTTGAGCGACGAAGGCGACGAGGGCACCGCGGTCGCCGGCACGACGCTCGCGGGCGTCGCCCTCGTCGACGCGGGCGACGGCGCGGGCTTCCACTGGATGGCCTTCAACGTCGGCGACTCGCGCATCTACACCTGGAACGGGCGCACGCTCAGCCAGTTGAGCGTCGACCACTCGGCCGTGCAGGAGCTCGTCGATGCCGGACTCATCCGCCCCGAAGACGCCGAACGGCACCCCGACCGCAACGTGATCACCCGGGCGATCGGCGCCGACGACGTGGTCGATCCCGATGTCTGGCTCATCCCGGCATCCGGTCGACAGGTGTTCCTGATCTGCTCCGACGGTCTCAGCAAGGAGGTCGACGACTCGTCGATCGCGCGCGTGCTCGTGGGGCACACCGGACACGCGGCCGGGCTCGCGGGCGAGCTCGTCGACCTCGCGCTCGATCACGGAGGACGCGACAATGTGACGGCCATCGTGGTCGAGTCGCAGCTCGGCTCGGCCGACGACGAGTCCACGAAGGACCGCGAGACGGCCGTCGCCGTCGACGAGGACACCACCCCGCGAGTGGACGGAGGCGCCAGTGGCGACCTACACGCCTGA